The Intestinibaculum porci DNA window CTGTCTTCAGTAATACTTGCCCAGTTAGCGTCGCCCATCAATAAGGCTTTCCGACGTAATGCCATGGCAGCGGAAACCAGTGTACAGGTTGAGGCTGTCTGCTGTTTTAAAAAGACGCTCGCATCATCGATACTTAAGGCACTTGTCTTGACACTCATCAGCATCGTCTCGCCAAGTACCACTACGAGCGCCAATGCTAGAGATATGATTTTTTTCTTCACGCTTTCCCACTCCTTATGTTAGTCTGTCGCATAAATGCGGTATTTCTTAATTAAGGTTCCGGTGAAATTTCCTAAACCTTTTATTTTTAACGTATGTGTTCCTGGTTTTGCAGAGTAATCATAGTAAAGACGATAACTGACATCCTGTCCCCTATACGTAATAGCAAGATCTTGATTAGTAAAGCCCTGATTTGCATCATAGGATTTCAGACCACTGACTTTACATTGTTTAATCGAACGTTTCCGAATAACATAGCTGCCCGTCGCATAGCCGTCATACTTGCCTGTTCCATGAACGCTTACCTCAACAACGCCGGCATTGGTCGTATCACCGTCATAAATCACCGAAAAATAACGGCTAGGAACCCGTTTCCCTTTTTCATTATAAACTTTCGGCATATTACGAATAGCACTGCCGGTATAAGTGACATTTTTAATTTTCAGATAGGCGATCGAATAGGATTTTGCATAAGTCTGTACTACTGCTCCAAAGCTGAGACAGATCGCTGTCATGAGAGCAAGCATTTTCTTTACCATGGTGATTCTCCTTCATTGAACACTACCATTATTCTAAAAAAGGAACTTCAAACAAAGCTTAAATTTTTCTTAAAATTATGTGATCTGATCAATTTTATGTCACCTTTTTATAATTCACATAATTTTACGTTTTTACGCTTTCCATCACGCTTTTTTCGATTTTGAAAAGAATTTTATCGTAATCGTATTGTAATTTTCTCGCCTATGCATATAATAGCTAATGAGTTAAGTCTCAACTCCAAATATTTTAATGAGGTGATACTATGGCAAAGAGATTTACATTTAACGATAACGACGAAACACCTAGACAGACCGGTCCAAGACACGCGGCTGACTATGATGAAAATGCATATAACCAGCAGGAAGAACAAGAAGAAAAGAAAGGTAAAAACATTACTATTAACTTTTCTAATCCTTCCAGCTCCAAAAAGACATCAACTTTAGGATCCATAGGACGCCGAGCAAGTTCCAGTCAAGCAACGCGCTCACATTCTTCTTCCGCAGCGAAAAAAGCAGCCAGCACGCTTGGCAAAGCTGGCGGCACGCTCGCTAAAGGAGCAGCCACGGGAGCCATTAAAGGCGCTACTTCCGCAGCTTCTAAAGCTGTTAAAGCAGTCGTTGTAGCCGGCTTGATCGGTGGTGCTGGGACAGCTGGATATAAAGCATATAACTGGTTCATGAGCAACTCTTCTAATATTGTCGAAGAAGCAAAAGATAAAGCAAAGCAAAAACTAGCAGAGCATGAAAACAAATCCAACACATCGCAGTCAAGCAATACCAGCAGCTCGTCAGACAATAACACATCTTCAAATACATCATCTGATAACTCATCAGCAAGTACCAATGATGATTCTTCATCTAACAGTTCTTCAACGAGCACATCAAATGACACATCATCAGCGTCAAGTGATAATTCCTCTGCGAGCACGAATACAACATCTGATGATAACTCATCTTCAAGTAATACAAACAGCGATCAGTCAACAGATACGTCAAGTACACAGTCTACAGCTGATTCCACAACGACAGAATAAAACGGATGCCACTGGCACCCGTTTTTTTTGCTTTCATTGATATATAGGCACAAGGATACCTGCGAATTCATTCGCGGGAGGAATTGTGCCATCCTCCTTCTCTATTTAACAGGCATATACCCACCTGCATGAATAATCTTCTCTACTTTCTTAACAGGCACTGACTTCTTGGCGTCTGTCACAACATATGTGCCTTTGTTATGAACGCCCTTTGCCCTATGCTTCTCTCCGCCAATAACAACAGTATCGCCAGGACGCAGTGTAAAGTGGCTTCTTCTGATCACGCGTCTGCCTTTCGAAACTTTCCGCTCTCTGAATACGCGAAGGTTCTTCTCGGAGTGTCTTGACTCGCTTCTGTCTGTGCGTCCGCATGACAGCTCTGCACCTTTCTTCGTCTTGCCGTCTCGCGCATCAACGTATTTTGCATCAAAGAATTTTTCAAGGATGCGGTTATTCCGTCTCAGCTTCTGAAAATGCATAAAAGGCGTCCTGCGTCTTGGATGGAATTCTCCCATGGCGTAGGCGTCATTGGCATGCGACTTTTCAAGGTGTAGGACTCTTCTTGCCTCCTGCGTAGCAGCGCCATATGTCATGTGCCATTCTAAATCAGGGTGGGTGCTTTTCAGCGTTCTGAACATCTGCCATCTGACAGCGTTCATGAAGGCTGCGCCGTTAAACGTCTTCGTCCTAGGCTTCAGGTCGTACAGCTTTCCGCCCGGCTTGTGGTTTGCCGAAGTATGGCATTTTGTGCAGACGGTCAGCAGATTGCTCATGCGGTTCGTATGATCGCCTGTTTCGAAGCCGATATGATGTACTCTCAGAATAGCGCCTTCATCCGCGGTTTCCCCGCACACCTGGCATGTATAATTGTCTCGATAGAAAACGGCTTTTCTCAGCGTGTTCATGCCGTATCGCGGCCCCTTCTGATAATCATCGCCTTTAAGCACGGTGCCTGTTGCCTCAAACTCATGCATGGCGTGGACGTCAAACGAGCCCATTTCAAACGTGGCTGAGACTATCGGCATGACCTCAAGGAACCGCTCAAAAATATGGATATGCTGATCACGGATGTTTCTCAGCGACGGCGCCAGCCATCCTTCCTTTTTGGAAGCTGTCCGATTATCAAAACGGGGCTTTCTGTAGCGAAGCCTGTTTCTTCTTGCGCGGCGCATTTTCCGACGGTCATCGTGCCGCTTCTTCTCATCCTGAAGCATGTCAAATTGGCAGTCAAAATACTCGTGTTTTTCTGATTTGATGGATACACCAATATGTTTGTATCCCGTATCGCAGCAGTACTCGATCGGCTGCATATTCTCGCTTACGATTCTTGTAAGCATGATCGTGAACGGCTTATACTTAAAGATAACAGCCTTGCCGCTTTTCAGCAGCTTTCTTGCACGGTACTCGCTTGTCGGCATCAGCGGCTTTTTATCCGGCGCTACAACGCATACGCTCATGGAAATTCCTCCTCGTATAATATGTTTGTAATTTGATTAATGAATCATCGCTAATAATTGATGATTCTTTAGATTTGAATATACACTTCAAATCCAGGATAATAGATTCTGTTTTGAACCTAAGGTTGTATTCTTTCCTCCTGCGGCCCCTATGGGATGTCCGCTTCAGAAAGACTTATTCCTCAGCCAAAACAGTTCTTTATACCCTAATGAGTTTGTTGAAGCTTTGTTTGCATTGTCTTCTTATTTTCGAGGTCGCGTTTGTCTTGGCTTAGAGGTGCAGTTCAAAACAAATTACTATCAATTTATGAAATGAGGTACTTATCGTGAAAAACAATATCTTTTCAAAACAATATGATTTATTTATCGGTTTAGACGTTTCTAAAGGCAAAGCAGATGCTGCCATTTATAAACGTAACAGAGATAGAAATGTTAAATCCAAATTTGTTCGAAAGGCGATAAAGTTTAAATTCACCAAGCCAGGTGTCGATGAGTTCCTCGATACCGTTAGACATTACAAAGATGAAGACTGCCTGAGCGTTCTTTTCGCAATGGAAGTAACAGGCGTGTACTCTGACAATGTCTATATGTATATACGCGATCATCTCCAGGAAAGTGAATCAGTTAAGTTTCTGGATACTAAATTCGTTGACAGGTGGCGTGATGCACACGGTTATGCCAAATCCGATCCACTTGACGCTAAGACTATTGCACAGATGTGCGCAACTGATGATGATGCACGTTATGTTGAAAAAGCTCCTAATTACAACGAAGAAAACAACAAAAAAGGACATGCGAATCTAAAACTTCTGACGCATCGCTATCAGCAGCTGAATAAACAGCTAAATGCTGAATATAATCGACTGAGTGCACAGTGTGAAAAGTTCTTCCCCGAGCTTACCGCTGTTTTCTCAATACGTTCTGCGACTGCGCTTGCAATCTTAGAGGCATATCCTACTGCACATCATATCATTAAATCTTCTAAAAATGAAGTCTTTAATGTGGCTTACGAGGCCTCTAAGCATCGCTGTAAGGAAGCTAAAATAGACGATTTGTTCGATCTTTGTGAAAATACCATTGTTACTCGGGTATTTTACAGTTTGAGTAGAGCAAAATTCAATTTTTGCTCTTTTTTTGAACACTTTTTTGTCAAATATTTCATTTTTTAATCTAGTACTATCTCGGTAATTATGATATAATTGGTGATGAGGAGGACGACATCATGGCTAAGCGACTGAAAGTATCAAAATCAAAATATTCCGAATCGTTCACAATCATTGAGGACTACTACAATCACGACACCAAGAAGAGCACCACCTTCATCGTTGAAAGACTGGGCAATCTTAAGTCGCTAATGGAGAAGTACAACACTGATTCACGCGACGTGGTAATGCAGAACCTGAAAGCCTACGTCAATGAGCTTAGAAAGAAAGACAAGGAAGACAAAAGTGTCATTAACATAAGCATCGGCGCTAATGACCTTATTGATCTGAACTCAAAGAACGTCTTCAACATCGGCTATCTCTATATAAGAAATATTCTGTGTTCCCTGGGAATAGCTGACATCTGCAGACAAATTTCCGAGAAGTACAGATTTAAATACGATCTGACAGACATTCTTGTCGACCTAGTCTGCACCAGAGTCATCTATCCGTCATCAAAGAAGTCTTCCTATGAATCAGCCAAGAAGTTTCTGAAGGAGCCGACCTATTCCCTTGCAGATGTCTACCGCTCCCTGAAGCCGCTGTGCAATGAGCGCTACCTCATAGAAAAGAAGCTTTATGAAAACAGCTCTAAGATGTTCAAGAAGAACACTTCAGTTCTCTACTACGACTGCACCAACTTCTATTTTGAAATAGAGGAAGAGGACGATTTCAGAAAATACGGGAAAAGCAAGGAAAACAGACCAAATCCTATCGTGCAGTATGGACTGTTCATGGATGCGGACGGGCTTCCGCTAGCTGATTACGTATTCCAGGGAAACAAGAATGAGCAGTTCTCGCTCAGGGAGCTGGAAGCAAAGATCGAGGATGAATTTAAAGTCGCTAAGTTCGTGGTATGCGCTGATGCAGGATTAAACGGGTGGGAAAACAAGGTCTACAATGACATGAAGAAAAATGGCGCCTTTATAGTCACCCAGCCTATAAAAAAGCTGAAAAAGCCACTTAAGGAATGGGCCGTATCTCATGACGGATGGAAGCTTCAGGGATATCCGGATACATACAATCTTGATGATCTTGCAGACAAGGAAACCATTGAAATAGAGGGAAAGAAAAGAAAGATCAGTGATCTCGTCTTTTACAAGCAGCGATGGGAAAAGACCACAAAGAAAACAGCATCATCAAAGACAAAATACATCCTGGAAGAGCAGATTATTGTCACCTACTCGAGAAAATTTGCGGTCTATCAGAAGCACATAAGGGACAAGAAACTTGAAAGAGCCAGAAAGCTTCTTAAAAATCCCGGCAAGCTCACTAAAACCAATCAGAGAGATCCCCGCTACTACATTACCGAAACGGCCATTACCAAAGATGGCGAGGTGGCGAAGGAAAAAGTGTATGAAATTAACGAGTCCAAAATAGCAGAAGAGGAAAAGTATGATGGATTCTATGCAGTAACAACCGATCTTGAGGATGATGACCTGTCGCTAATCATCAATGCCAACAAGCAGCGATGGGAAATTGAGGAAAGCTTCGAAATAATGAAAAGCGAGCTGAGAACAAGACCGATGTATGTGCAGCAGGAGGATTCCATAAGCGGTCACCTGTTAACATGCTTCATTGCGCTGCTGGTCTACAGACTTCTTGAGAAGAAGTTCCTTAATGAAAAATATACGTGTACTGAAATATTCAGCACGCTTCGCGACCTTAACATATCTCACCTGAACGGAACATACTATGTTCCAGCATTCAACAGAACACCGCTAGTTGACGATTTAGTCGAAATTTTCGGCTTTCAACCATCAAGAAAGATCATTCAACAAAAAAATTTAAAAAAATTTCAAAGAGTAGTAAATTCTAAAAATAGTACTAAATTGAAATGACAGAAGAAAAGGCGAAATACGTTGATTTCATCAATATATTTCGCCTTTAATTACTTTATAACTGTAAAATATAGGATCATTAAATCTTCTAAAAATGAAGTCTTTAATGTGGCTTACGAGGCCTCTAAGCATCGCTGTAAGGAAGCTAAAATAGACGATTTGTTCGATCTTTGTGAAAATACCATTGTTACTCTTAATGTTCCTCAGGAAGCTGAACTGATCACCGTTGAAATGGTCAGCAGTATCAGAAATCTGCTTCAGACAAGGAGAAACTACAAGAAAATGATGGTTAATCTTGCTTCAAAACAGCCTGCATTTAAGCGTCTTCAGACATTAATCGGCGTTGGTGAAGAATCCGCAGCTATGATTCTTGGTGAGGTATATGACATAGCTCTTTCCAAGAAAGCGGAAAACTTTGCATCATACTGTGGATTAACGCCAAGAAATAAGAAATCAGGTTCATCAGTTGATACCCATGGGAAGATTTCCAAAATGGGATCGCCTATCCTCAGACACGCTATATACCTGGCATCAGAGTATGCCAGACGGCATAATCCATACCTTGCCAACCTGTTTGCAAGGGTTAAAAACGGCAATAAGAAGCGCCATAAGCTTGCAATAGTAGCTGTTGCCAATAAGATGGCACGTTATATTTACGCCATTCTTAAGCATGATAGTGATTTCGTACTGCTTTATGAGGATCTCATGAAGCTTCCGGAAGATACCCGAACCACGTTCTTCCAAAGTATTACTACTGACATTCCAGAAAAGACAAGAAGATGTATTTACAAATATTCTGATGAGAATGGTGTAGTACATGATTTTACCTTTACTGGAAATGACTTAGAAGAGTAATACTGTATGTAGATTTTTGATATAAGGCACATATATTTCAAAGACTTGTGACAACTTTCACATTTATACACACTAAGACGTTTTCTTTTTGCAATTTTTTAATACTACATATTTGTAGCACTCACCTCTAATCCAAGACAAACTCACTTGGCTTTAGAATCAGAGTAAACAAAGATTCAATTAATTTATACAATTAACAAAATCAACTCCTTTCATATTTTCTATTGACATTTAATAGTATGTCTTTCCTGTAAAATAATAACGTTTGAATATATAAACTTAATCAGCTGAGCTAAGATTGATGAATAAGTGTGCGCTTACGCACGCCTGCATACGCTTGCCAGAGGCAGTATATATGCAGCTTCTCCCTTTCAGGGTAGTTCCCATCGCCAAGGTTATCCGCAGTTGTGTATGACATGCACACTTCTCCTGCCCGTCAGAGATGTTTAATGCATGCCCGCAGAGCGAGGGACGTGGGAAGAATCCCCAGGTGCCTGTATTTTTGCGGATAACGTAGTGCCCGAAACACATTAGGCTAATCAGCTAGTACATATGTACCGACGCCAGTCTTAGACTTGCGCGAGACAAGCCTGCGACTTTAGTCGCGGGTAGTTGACAACTCCTGGAAAGTCAACATGACTTATCATTCATAAATAGTACTTATTTCTACAGTTTATTTGTTTAAGGTTACTGGGATGAGGAAACAACTTCACTGTAATAGTTATTATGTACTTTATGAGTTTTCATTTCTTACACTACTGATCGACTCGTGTATTATAGCCACACCTGGCGCTTAAGTTCCCATGGGTCTATCCCTCAACTTTCTTTATTTTCTTTCTTCTACTTATACTATAATTATAAATGTAATCGTTTTCAAGTCTTATTTTCGAAATTTGAAAATATCTTATTTTCGAAATTTGAAAATATCTTTTTAACTTCAATAAAGGACGAGTGTTTAAAATGGTACCATAGAAAGGAACATTACATTGACAGTAATGTCACCTAACCTATGGTGCCATTTTTTGTAATGAAGGTAATAATTGTTATGTCTAAAGGAACTGTAATATCTGATGAAGCCATTAAAATACTTTCAGCCAATAAATTCGTCAAACTGGTGAGATCAAATCGTATTTCATTTACCTATGAATTCAGGATCATGATGTGGGAGAGATGGATTAAATATAAAAGCATTTCATCAATTAGAGAGGTCATGAAGGAAAATGGCATTGACTACTCTCTCTTTAACGCACAAATTATTAGTCGTATTCAAAGAAATTTTAAACGCGATGGGAAACCTACTAACGGACGTATGGGTAACTCTGCCAAACGTAATAAAACAGATAAAAACTATGATCAGTTCCTCGTCTCGACCGGAAAATTCATTCGCGCACGTCGTGGCATTTCATTTTCAAAAGACTATACTGAAAAGCTCTATAGCTTATATCCTGATCAG harbors:
- the iscB gene encoding RNA-guided endonuclease IscB — translated: MSVCVVAPDKKPLMPTSEYRARKLLKSGKAVIFKYKPFTIMLTRIVSENMQPIEYCCDTGYKHIGVSIKSEKHEYFDCQFDMLQDEKKRHDDRRKMRRARRNRLRYRKPRFDNRTASKKEGWLAPSLRNIRDQHIHIFERFLEVMPIVSATFEMGSFDVHAMHEFEATGTVLKGDDYQKGPRYGMNTLRKAVFYRDNYTCQVCGETADEGAILRVHHIGFETGDHTNRMSNLLTVCTKCHTSANHKPGGKLYDLKPRTKTFNGAAFMNAVRWQMFRTLKSTHPDLEWHMTYGAATQEARRVLHLEKSHANDAYAMGEFHPRRRTPFMHFQKLRRNNRILEKFFDAKYVDARDGKTKKGAELSCGRTDRSESRHSEKNLRVFRERKVSKGRRVIRRSHFTLRPGDTVVIGGEKHRAKGVHNKGTYVVTDAKKSVPVKKVEKIIHAGGYMPVK
- a CDS encoding IS110 family transposase, which codes for MKNNIFSKQYDLFIGLDVSKGKADAAIYKRNRDRNVKSKFVRKAIKFKFTKPGVDEFLDTVRHYKDEDCLSVLFAMEVTGVYSDNVYMYIRDHLQESESVKFLDTKFVDRWRDAHGYAKSDPLDAKTIAQMCATDDDARYVEKAPNYNEENNKKGHANLKLLTHRYQQLNKQLNAEYNRLSAQCEKFFPELTAVFSIRSATALAILEAYPTAHHIIKSSKNEVFNVAYEASKHRCKEAKIDDLFDLCENTIVTRVFYSLSRAKFNFCSFFEHFFVKYFIF
- a CDS encoding IS1634 family transposase, encoding MAKRLKVSKSKYSESFTIIEDYYNHDTKKSTTFIVERLGNLKSLMEKYNTDSRDVVMQNLKAYVNELRKKDKEDKSVINISIGANDLIDLNSKNVFNIGYLYIRNILCSLGIADICRQISEKYRFKYDLTDILVDLVCTRVIYPSSKKSSYESAKKFLKEPTYSLADVYRSLKPLCNERYLIEKKLYENSSKMFKKNTSVLYYDCTNFYFEIEEEDDFRKYGKSKENRPNPIVQYGLFMDADGLPLADYVFQGNKNEQFSLRELEAKIEDEFKVAKFVVCADAGLNGWENKVYNDMKKNGAFIVTQPIKKLKKPLKEWAVSHDGWKLQGYPDTYNLDDLADKETIEIEGKKRKISDLVFYKQRWEKTTKKTASSKTKYILEEQIIVTYSRKFAVYQKHIRDKKLERARKLLKNPGKLTKTNQRDPRYYITETAITKDGEVAKEKVYEINESKIAEEEKYDGFYAVTTDLEDDDLSLIINANKQRWEIEESFEIMKSELRTRPMYVQQEDSISGHLLTCFIALLVYRLLEKKFLNEKYTCTEIFSTLRDLNISHLNGTYYVPAFNRTPLVDDLVEIFGFQPSRKIIQQKNLKKFQRVVNSKNSTKLK
- a CDS encoding transposase, with the protein product MAYEASKHRCKEAKIDDLFDLCENTIVTLNVPQEAELITVEMVSSIRNLLQTRRNYKKMMVNLASKQPAFKRLQTLIGVGEESAAMILGEVYDIALSKKAENFASYCGLTPRNKKSGSSVDTHGKISKMGSPILRHAIYLASEYARRHNPYLANLFARVKNGNKKRHKLAIVAVANKMARYIYAILKHDSDFVLLYEDLMKLPEDTRTTFFQSITTDIPEKTRRCIYKYSDENGVVHDFTFTGNDLEE